The Nitrospiraceae bacterium genome window below encodes:
- a CDS encoding BrnT family toxin produces the protein MIQGESCIYTKVFTWDITKAIANFEKHGVPFEEAATTFDDPNGLEWEDLAHSHVEPRFKRLGLSIGDRLLLVVYTVRKVQHEKETIRIISARQASRKERQAYAGR, from the coding sequence GTGATTCAGGGTGAATCATGTATATACACAAAGGTGTTTACCTGGGATATCACGAAGGCTATCGCGAATTTCGAGAAGCACGGCGTTCCATTTGAGGAAGCAGCGACGACGTTCGACGATCCCAACGGCTTAGAGTGGGAAGACCTGGCACATTCCCATGTCGAGCCCCGATTTAAAAGACTCGGTCTTTCGATAGGCGATCGGTTGTTGCTGGTCGTATACACTGTGAGGAAGGTGCAGCATGAAAAAGAAACCATCCGCATCATCAGCGCAAGGCAGGCGAGTCGCAAGGAGCGTCAGGCATATGCCGGACGCTAA
- the aceE gene encoding pyruvate dehydrogenase (acetyl-transferring), homodimeric type yields the protein MGNDHVVPPEQADDDPQETQEWLDSLDYVLQAKGTDRARYLFERLRDRLGSHGAKVSAPLNSPYVNTIPASQQPPYPGNLEIERRIRSYIRWNAMAMVVKANKERPGIGGHISTYASAATLYEVAFHHFLHGKNAPQGGDQVYFQGHAAPGIYARSFVEGRLSEDALHHFRGELSGSGRGLSSYPHPWLLPDYWEFPTVSMGLGPIMSIYQARFNRYLQDRGLKDTSRQNVWAFVGDGETDEPESLGALTLASRERLDNLIWVVNCNLQRLDGPVRGNGKIIQELEAIFRGAGWHVIKVIWGSDWDPLLAKDTDGLLVKRMGEVVDGWYQKYTVEGGAYAREHFFGADPRLLKLVENYSDEQLHKMLRGGHDPRKVYAAYKEAVEHQGQPTVILAKTIKGYGLGEAGEGRNVTHQQKKMNEHELREFRTRFGVPVPDEQLTSTPFFRPPAGSPEASYLVERSKSMGGPMPERRVKVESLEAPPLETFKEFLEGAGDRAVSTTMGFARMLGRLLALKDFGKQLVPIIPDEARTFGLEALFRQYGIYSHVGQQYEPVDKSSLLYYFEATNGQILEEGITEAGAMSSFIAAGTAYATHALSLIPFYVFYSMFGFQRVGDLIWAASDMRAKGFLLGATAGRTTLEGEGLQHQDGHSHLLASAVPTMAAYDPAFMFELAVILQDGMRRMYQEQEDLCYYITLYNESYPMPAMPPGAEEGIREGLYRFKPAAGTGKHRAHLLASGPLVNEALRAQSMLLERYGVAADLWSVTSYKTLRMRTLEAERWNRLHPDEPPKDCYLQRTARQFDGPCVAVSDYVRLVAQQIAPWIPGGLLALGTDGFGRSDARKNLRRFFEIDAEHMTVATLYALHRRDGQVSAQTVKQAAKDLGLNSDNQAPWHR from the coding sequence ATGGGCAACGACCATGTCGTGCCGCCGGAACAGGCCGACGACGATCCGCAAGAAACACAGGAGTGGCTGGATTCGCTCGATTACGTGCTCCAGGCGAAGGGCACCGACCGGGCCCGCTACCTCTTCGAACGGCTGCGCGACCGGCTGGGCTCTCACGGCGCGAAGGTGTCGGCCCCGCTCAACAGCCCCTACGTCAACACGATCCCCGCGTCGCAGCAACCGCCCTACCCCGGCAACCTCGAGATTGAACGCCGCATCCGCAGTTACATCCGCTGGAACGCGATGGCAATGGTGGTCAAGGCCAACAAGGAACGGCCCGGTATCGGCGGCCACATCTCCACCTATGCCTCGGCCGCCACATTATATGAGGTGGCGTTCCACCATTTTCTCCACGGCAAGAATGCGCCGCAGGGCGGCGACCAGGTCTACTTCCAAGGCCATGCGGCGCCGGGCATCTATGCGCGCAGCTTCGTCGAGGGGCGCCTGTCCGAAGATGCGCTGCACCATTTTCGCGGCGAGTTGAGCGGCAGCGGGCGCGGTCTCTCGTCCTATCCGCACCCCTGGTTGCTTCCCGACTATTGGGAATTCCCCACGGTCTCGATGGGTTTGGGCCCGATCATGTCGATCTACCAGGCGCGCTTCAACCGCTACCTGCAGGATCGCGGCTTGAAAGACACGAGCCGGCAGAACGTGTGGGCCTTCGTAGGCGACGGCGAAACCGACGAGCCGGAAAGTTTGGGCGCGCTCACGCTCGCCTCGCGCGAACGGTTGGACAATTTGATTTGGGTGGTGAACTGCAACCTGCAGCGGCTGGACGGGCCGGTGCGCGGCAACGGGAAGATCATCCAGGAATTGGAAGCGATCTTCCGCGGCGCGGGCTGGCACGTGATCAAGGTGATCTGGGGGAGCGATTGGGATCCCCTGCTCGCGAAGGATACGGACGGCCTGCTGGTCAAGCGGATGGGCGAGGTCGTGGACGGCTGGTATCAGAAATACACGGTCGAGGGCGGCGCCTATGCGCGCGAGCATTTCTTCGGGGCCGATCCGCGCCTGCTCAAGCTGGTCGAGAATTATTCGGACGAACAGCTCCATAAGATGTTGCGGGGCGGCCACGATCCGCGCAAGGTCTATGCGGCCTACAAAGAAGCGGTCGAGCACCAGGGGCAGCCGACCGTGATCCTCGCCAAGACGATCAAGGGCTACGGCTTGGGTGAAGCGGGCGAGGGCCGGAACGTGACGCACCAGCAGAAGAAGATGAACGAGCATGAACTGCGCGAGTTCCGGACGAGATTCGGCGTGCCGGTGCCGGATGAGCAGCTCACCTCCACGCCGTTCTTCCGTCCCCCGGCCGGAAGTCCCGAGGCGAGCTACCTGGTCGAGCGCAGCAAGAGCATGGGCGGGCCGATGCCGGAACGGCGGGTGAAGGTCGAATCGTTGGAGGCGCCGCCGCTCGAGACCTTCAAGGAATTTCTCGAGGGGGCCGGCGATCGGGCCGTCTCGACGACGATGGGCTTCGCGCGCATGTTGGGGCGGTTGCTCGCGCTGAAGGACTTCGGCAAACAGTTGGTCCCGATCATTCCCGACGAGGCGCGCACGTTCGGGCTCGAAGCGCTCTTCCGGCAATATGGGATCTACTCGCACGTGGGCCAGCAGTACGAGCCGGTGGACAAGAGTTCCCTCCTCTATTACTTCGAGGCGACGAACGGGCAGATCCTCGAAGAGGGCATCACCGAAGCGGGCGCCATGTCGTCGTTCATCGCCGCCGGGACGGCCTACGCCACCCATGCGCTGAGCCTGATCCCCTTCTACGTCTTCTATTCCATGTTCGGCTTCCAGCGGGTCGGCGATTTGATCTGGGCCGCCTCCGACATGAGGGCGAAGGGATTCTTGCTCGGCGCCACGGCGGGCCGGACGACGTTGGAAGGCGAAGGGCTGCAACATCAAGACGGCCACAGCCACCTGCTCGCGAGCGCCGTGCCGACGATGGCGGCCTACGATCCGGCCTTCATGTTCGAGCTGGCGGTGATCCTCCAAGACGGCATGAGGCGCATGTATCAGGAGCAGGAAGATCTCTGCTACTACATCACGCTCTACAACGAATCGTATCCCATGCCGGCCATGCCGCCCGGCGCGGAAGAAGGCATTCGCGAAGGGCTCTATCGCTTCAAGCCGGCGGCCGGGACCGGCAAGCATCGCGCGCATCTGCTCGCGAGCGGGCCGCTGGTGAACGAAGCGTTACGAGCCCAGTCGATGTTGCTGGAACGGTACGGCGTGGCGGCGGACCTCTGGAGCGTCACCAGCTATAAGACGCTGCGAATGCGCACGCTGGAGGCGGAACGCTGGAACCGACTCCATCCCGACGAGCCGCCGAAAGACTGTTATCTCCAGCGCACGGCCCGGCAATTCGACGGCCCTTGCGTCGCGGTGAGCGACTACGTGCGGTTGGTCGCCCAGCAGATTGCGCCCTGGATCCCCGGCGGCCTGCTCGCGCTCGGCACCGATGGATTCGGACGGAGCGATGCGAGAAAGAACCTGCGCCGCTTCTTTGAGATCGACGCGGAGCACATGACCGTGGCCACGCTCTATGCCCTGCATCGCCGTGACGGCCAGGTGTCGGCGCAAACGGTGAAGCAGGCGGCGAAGGACCTTGGTCTGAACAGTGACAATCAAGCGCCTTGGCACCGATAG
- a CDS encoding BrnA antitoxin family protein, giving the protein MPDANIDFSDIPESTDEELRRARRVGRPVSGTAKQLIAIRLSPKLLSQLRKMAAKQKKPYQTLIHELLEKAASRAA; this is encoded by the coding sequence ATGCCGGACGCTAACATTGATTTCTCGGATATTCCCGAATCAACCGACGAAGAGCTTCGGCGCGCTCGCAGGGTCGGCAGGCCGGTAAGCGGTACGGCGAAGCAGCTCATCGCCATCAGGCTCTCGCCAAAACTGCTGAGCCAGCTGCGTAAGATGGCAGCCAAACAAAAGAAGCCCTATCAAACATTGATCCACGAGCTGCTGGAGAAGGCGGCATCGAGAGCGGCGTAA
- a CDS encoding DUF86 domain-containing protein → MKEDRIYLLHIRDAIHNIIDYTAPGKAAFLEDRKTQDAVVRNLEIIGEATKRVSSTLKQAHADIAWKAIAGMRDKLIHDYFGINIKLVWDAVERDLPVLHEKVKALLASLPPSTDQ, encoded by the coding sequence ATGAAGGAAGACCGCATCTACCTCCTCCATATCCGCGATGCCATTCACAACATCATCGACTACACGGCTCCCGGGAAGGCCGCTTTCCTTGAGGACCGCAAAACGCAAGACGCTGTGGTGCGAAACCTCGAAATCATTGGGGAAGCAACGAAGCGGGTGTCGAGTACGCTCAAGCAGGCCCATGCTGATATCGCATGGAAAGCCATTGCCGGGATGAGGGACAAACTGATCCATGACTATTTCGGAATCAATATCAAGCTTGTGTGGGACGCCGTTGAACGCGATCTACCGGTCTTGCATGAGAAAGTGAAAGCACTGCTCGCTTCTTTACCCCCATCGACGGACCAATAA
- a CDS encoding CDP-alcohol phosphatidyltransferase family protein — protein MPTKHFSMIREFHLADVLTLGNAACGVGAVLCAMLYMESGQPSHFLLAAAFTPGALFFDWFDGRVARWRHEHSALGRELDSLADVISFGVAPAVLGFAAGLRGWWDGLALIYFVCCGVSRLARYNVTAESLSAGGEKVAYFEGTPIPTTFLLTGLLALAAWQGRVGQDIWWGTWHIGPGTLHPLSLLFILSGSLMISKTLRIPKL, from the coding sequence ATGCCGACGAAGCATTTCTCCATGATCCGCGAGTTCCACCTGGCCGATGTGCTCACCTTAGGCAACGCGGCCTGCGGCGTCGGCGCCGTGCTCTGCGCCATGCTCTATATGGAGAGCGGTCAGCCGAGCCATTTCCTCTTGGCAGCGGCCTTCACGCCCGGCGCGCTCTTCTTCGATTGGTTCGACGGGCGGGTTGCGCGTTGGCGGCACGAACATTCGGCGCTGGGGCGTGAGCTGGATTCGCTGGCGGACGTCATCTCGTTCGGCGTCGCTCCGGCCGTCCTCGGGTTTGCGGCGGGCCTGCGAGGCTGGTGGGATGGGCTTGCGCTGATCTATTTCGTCTGCTGCGGCGTGAGCCGGCTGGCCCGCTACAACGTCACGGCTGAATCGCTCTCAGCGGGCGGCGAAAAGGTCGCCTATTTCGAAGGGACGCCGATCCCGACGACGTTTCTGCTCACAGGGCTTCTGGCGCTCGCGGCCTGGCAAGGCCGGGTGGGGCAGGACATCTGGTGGGGGACATGGCACATCGGACCAGGCACCCTCCATCCGCTCTCGCTGCTATTCATTCTCTCCGGCAGTTTGATGATCAGTAAGACGCTCCGCATCCCGAAACTCTAA
- the lpdA gene encoding dihydrolipoyl dehydrogenase: MSNSHFDVAVIGAGPGGYAAAFEAADLGLRTCLIDREPQLGGVCLLRGCIPSKALLHAARLITDAQEGASWGLTFDKPRLDLEVLRRRKQTIIDKLTKGVRTLAGARKVEVIQATARFKNATTLILTEASGAADSTRELTFGHVIVATGSRPASPTSLRLDDSRVMDSTGALDLPEVPRRLLVVGGGYIGLELGTVYQALGSDVTLVEALPRILNGADQDLVRPLQLRLQKKFSAIRLETTVEKLEARKDAVAATIKGAEGSQTELFDRVLVAVGRKPNSEQLGLDQTKVALSDKGFIQVDRQLRTAEPTIFAIGDVVGEPMLAHKASHEGIVAARVIAGRQAEFDAVIPAVIFTDPEIAWCGLTEEAAKASTQEVTVMRFPWAASGRATTVGRNDGLTKLILDKESGRVLSMGVCGVGAGELIAEGVLAIEMGAVAEDLAASIHPHPTLSETVMESAEQFLGQATHVYQQKRPASPSA, translated from the coding sequence ATGTCCAACTCACACTTCGACGTGGCGGTGATCGGTGCGGGGCCTGGTGGCTATGCGGCTGCGTTCGAAGCGGCGGATCTCGGCCTGCGCACCTGCTTGATCGATCGGGAGCCGCAACTGGGCGGGGTCTGTCTGCTGCGCGGCTGCATCCCGTCGAAGGCGTTGCTGCATGCGGCGCGATTGATTACCGACGCACAAGAGGGTGCGAGCTGGGGCCTGACGTTCGACAAACCTCGCCTGGATCTTGAGGTTCTGCGACGCCGCAAGCAGACGATCATCGACAAGCTGACCAAGGGCGTGCGGACGCTGGCCGGGGCTCGCAAGGTCGAGGTGATCCAGGCCACGGCTCGGTTCAAGAATGCCACGACATTGATCCTGACGGAGGCTTCCGGGGCCGCCGACTCCACCCGCGAGCTGACCTTCGGCCATGTGATCGTGGCGACCGGTTCCAGGCCCGCCTCCCCTACCTCTCTCAGGCTGGATGATTCCCGCGTGATGGATTCGACCGGCGCCCTCGACTTGCCGGAGGTGCCTCGTCGCCTGCTCGTGGTGGGCGGCGGTTACATCGGGCTCGAACTCGGGACCGTCTATCAGGCCTTGGGATCGGATGTGACGCTGGTTGAAGCGCTGCCTCGAATCCTGAACGGAGCGGATCAGGATCTCGTGCGGCCTCTGCAGCTTCGCCTGCAGAAGAAGTTCTCGGCGATCCGGCTTGAGACGACCGTTGAGAAGCTCGAGGCGCGCAAGGATGCTGTCGCCGCGACGATCAAAGGGGCAGAGGGTAGCCAGACCGAACTGTTCGATCGGGTGTTGGTCGCCGTCGGTCGCAAGCCGAACAGCGAGCAGTTGGGACTCGATCAGACCAAAGTCGCCCTGTCCGACAAGGGGTTCATCCAAGTGGACCGGCAGCTGCGGACGGCCGAACCGACGATCTTCGCCATCGGCGACGTGGTCGGCGAACCGATGCTGGCCCACAAGGCCTCGCACGAAGGGATCGTGGCGGCCCGCGTCATTGCCGGTCGCCAGGCTGAGTTTGATGCGGTGATCCCCGCCGTGATTTTCACCGATCCTGAGATCGCCTGGTGCGGATTGACCGAGGAGGCGGCGAAGGCTTCGACGCAGGAGGTCACGGTCATGCGCTTTCCTTGGGCCGCCTCCGGCCGGGCCACGACGGTGGGACGCAACGACGGCCTCACGAAGCTGATCCTCGACAAGGAGTCTGGCCGCGTGTTGAGCATGGGCGTCTGCGGCGTCGGCGCGGGCGAGCTGATTGCGGAAGGCGTGCTGGCGATCGAAATGGGCGCGGTCGCGGAAGACCTCGCCGCCTCGATCCATCCCCACCCGACCCTGAGCGAGACGGTGATGGAGTCGGCGGAACAGTTCCTGGGCCAGGCCACCCACGTCTACCAGCAGAAACGACCGGCCTCTCCTTCTGCATAG
- a CDS encoding nucleotidyltransferase family protein, translating into MDSMEILKSRRADILRLAQEHGARNVRVVGSVARGEARAESDVDFLVEMDNGRSLLDLIKLNQDLETLLDRKVDVLTDGGLSRYLEQRIRAEAVPL; encoded by the coding sequence ATGGATAGCATGGAAATCTTAAAATCAAGACGAGCCGATATCCTGCGATTGGCGCAGGAGCATGGGGCGCGCAACGTTCGCGTTGTTGGCTCTGTGGCCAGGGGAGAAGCTCGCGCGGAAAGCGACGTGGATTTCCTCGTTGAGATGGATAACGGTCGGAGCCTGCTTGACCTCATTAAGCTGAATCAGGACCTCGAAACTCTGTTGGATCGCAAGGTCGATGTCCTGACGGATGGGGGGTTGAGTCGCTACCTCGAGCAGCGCATTCGTGCAGAAGCCGTTCCGCTATGA
- a CDS encoding 2-oxo acid dehydrogenase subunit E2, whose protein sequence is MKVELPFLAEGVEGGDVVQVLVKEGDQVTSGQALIEIETDKATVAVPSPSAGKVAKVLVKQGDHLKVGQALVDLEGDGQAAQKQSAPKQEAPKQQAPRTERAPAPEAQPSPEVEVVQSKADRQKAQSPAKPTQQKVADPDSKADAAAQDEDPPQAEQKDETASAGSGIAAPPSVRRLARELGVDLRQVKGSEAGGRITAEDVKTFVRERTRRSVPSGQDGQAKGANVYATMYGNERREPIPSLRRKIAATVTQAWTTIPHVHQFQDADITDLQGLHKRYAPKFKEKGATLTLTSLFLKAVTHALKLYPQFNATIDLASGEIIFKEYYNIGVAVETPAGLIVPVVHDVDRKDLVQISLELADLAERTRKREIKIEELRGATFTVSNMGGLGAGPFTPIILPPQVGILGVGKGRRMPVYRDGQFVPRLMLPLCVAYDHRLIDGADGARFTNEIVKVLEDFEGMFLGL, encoded by the coding sequence ATGAAGGTCGAGCTTCCATTTCTGGCCGAGGGAGTTGAAGGCGGCGACGTGGTGCAGGTCCTGGTCAAGGAAGGTGACCAGGTCACGTCCGGCCAGGCCTTGATCGAAATCGAGACCGACAAGGCGACGGTGGCGGTTCCCTCCCCTTCGGCCGGGAAGGTGGCGAAGGTGTTGGTGAAACAGGGCGACCATTTGAAGGTAGGCCAGGCACTCGTCGATTTGGAAGGCGACGGCCAGGCGGCTCAGAAACAATCGGCTCCAAAGCAGGAAGCTCCGAAACAGCAGGCCCCGCGAACTGAAAGGGCTCCCGCGCCGGAAGCTCAACCATCGCCTGAAGTCGAAGTGGTGCAATCGAAGGCGGACAGGCAGAAGGCACAATCGCCCGCCAAACCAACGCAGCAGAAGGTGGCTGACCCAGACTCGAAAGCGGATGCGGCAGCACAGGATGAGGATCCGCCTCAGGCGGAACAGAAAGATGAGACTGCGTCGGCCGGCTCCGGTATCGCCGCCCCTCCTTCCGTGCGTCGGTTGGCGCGTGAGCTTGGTGTAGACCTGCGGCAGGTGAAGGGCTCGGAGGCGGGAGGCAGGATCACGGCCGAGGACGTGAAGACTTTCGTGCGCGAGCGGACGAGACGCAGCGTGCCTTCGGGCCAGGACGGTCAGGCCAAGGGGGCGAACGTCTACGCGACGATGTACGGCAACGAGCGGCGCGAGCCGATCCCGTCGCTACGGCGCAAGATCGCCGCGACCGTCACGCAGGCCTGGACCACGATCCCGCACGTACATCAGTTTCAGGACGCAGACATCACCGACCTGCAGGGGTTGCACAAGCGTTATGCGCCCAAGTTCAAGGAGAAAGGCGCGACGCTGACGCTCACGAGCCTGTTCCTCAAGGCGGTCACCCACGCGCTGAAGCTCTATCCGCAGTTCAACGCCACGATCGACCTGGCGAGCGGCGAGATCATCTTCAAGGAGTACTACAACATCGGGGTGGCGGTGGAGACGCCGGCGGGGCTCATCGTTCCGGTGGTCCATGACGTGGATCGCAAAGACCTCGTGCAGATTTCGTTGGAGCTGGCCGACCTCGCGGAGCGGACGCGCAAACGCGAGATCAAAATCGAAGAGCTGCGCGGCGCGACCTTCACCGTGAGCAACATGGGCGGGCTCGGGGCCGGGCCCTTCACCCCGATCATCCTGCCGCCGCAAGTGGGTATCTTGGGCGTCGGCAAGGGCCGCCGGATGCCGGTCTATCGCGACGGTCAGTTCGTTCCCCGCCTGATGCTGCCGCTCTGCGTGGCCTACGACCACCGGCTGATCGACGGCGCCGACGGCGCGCGTTTCACCAACGAAATCGTGAAGGTATTGGAAGACTTTGAAGGGATGTTTCTGGGCTTGTAG
- a CDS encoding lipoate--protein ligase family protein — protein MRLLDLTLPTPIENLALDEALLEELDEQGGEPILRFWESERPFVVLGASCRIHDDVHVKACADDGVPLLRRASGGGTVLQGPGCLSYALLLPLDWHPDLADIRRTNAFILEKMAEVLRRWEPGVTFQGISDLAIGGRKISGNAQHRKRRAMLFHGTILHGMTADLIARYLKVPVRQPDYRAQRPHEGFVRMIAVSPKDIKDAMAKAWEADRRLEHWPESRLQDCMKALRERSSKD, from the coding sequence TTGCGGCTGCTCGACCTCACGCTCCCCACCCCGATCGAGAATCTCGCACTCGACGAAGCGCTGCTCGAGGAACTGGACGAACAGGGCGGCGAGCCCATCTTACGGTTCTGGGAAAGCGAGCGGCCGTTCGTCGTGCTCGGCGCGAGTTGCCGCATCCACGACGATGTCCATGTCAAAGCCTGTGCGGATGACGGCGTGCCGTTGTTGCGGCGGGCAAGCGGCGGCGGAACGGTGTTGCAGGGGCCGGGCTGCCTGTCCTATGCGTTGCTGCTGCCGCTCGACTGGCATCCGGATCTGGCGGACATTCGCCGCACCAATGCGTTCATTCTCGAGAAGATGGCTGAGGTGCTCAGGCGTTGGGAACCGGGCGTGACGTTCCAGGGCATCAGCGACTTGGCCATCGGCGGCAGGAAGATCTCTGGCAACGCGCAACATCGCAAGCGTCGGGCGATGCTCTTTCACGGCACGATCCTCCATGGCATGACCGCGGACCTCATCGCGCGCTATCTGAAAGTGCCTGTTCGCCAACCGGACTATCGGGCGCAGCGCCCGCATGAGGGATTTGTGCGGATGATCGCGGTCTCGCCGAAGGACATCAAGGACGCGATGGCCAAGGCATGGGAAGCGGACCGCAGGCTGGAGCATTGGCCCGAGTCTCGACTGCAGGATTGCATGAAGGCGTTGCGGGAACGAAGCAGCAAGGATTAG